In Cydia splendana chromosome 26, ilCydSple1.2, whole genome shotgun sequence, the following are encoded in one genomic region:
- the LOC134803543 gene encoding protein slit, translating into MVIMDGLIGRSALEVASNMLRLMPDNSLGQIKSDGLFGRLPDLIKLDFRNNGITVIEDNAFDGAANIQELLLDGNLLQTVTDKMFFGLHSLGTLSLTDNKIRCITPAAFDHLTMLATLNLESNPLECNCHTAWLAGWLRVRRLAPGATCASPPQLRQAQLHALDQADFKCEPEDKGCLAADYCPAQCSCTGTVVRCSRAQLTALPSNIPRQTTELYLESNDITSISPEQIQHLTQLTRLDVSNNKIGVLANNTFQGLTKLSTLIVSYNKLRCVQRDALKGLTQLRVLSLHGNNISMLADGVFRDLESISHVALGSNPLYCDCSTRWLSEWAKNAGEYVEPGIARCADPPAMRDKLILSTQSSAFICKGKPPSDIVSKCDRCYNNPCRNGGACSATASGGFKCLCARGFHGATCDAQIDACYGEPCANGVCQLLEEGRFHCSCQPGYTGVRCEVNIDDCAAHRCQNNATCIDQLEGYSCQCAPGYMGDFCEKKIPFCTSEFNPCANGATCTDHGSHYSCTCPRGYSGQNCTTNADDCVNHMCQNGATCVDGLDEYKCVCSAGYAGRYCEAAPHAALGTSPCAHHDCVHGVCYLPTAALALQDDIMMERMHNAPGDYLCKCAPGYSGRLCEYLTSLTFNHNDSLVELEPLRTAPQANVTLVFSTTQHHGVLMYFGDNEHLAVELFNGRIRISYDVGNHPTSTMYSFEMVSDGAYHKAELVAVKKNFTLRVDDGPARSIINEGNKEYLRLERPMYIGGVPEDVARDAFSKWHLRNITSFKGCVKEAWINHKRVDFVNAARMARTAAGCGEDEPAPPAPPSVLQDPHHSPDPCVPNPCARGGRCVREDGPSDYSCRCRAGTAGAQCELRTSIGGAPVITQKMPQRKMAINNVQASPAAPSHKQQAEHAPAAAPNGACRKEATREYIVEGSCRSRRAVRSARCAGARSGCGKQHCCAPRKTKKRKIRLVCPDGTRMSKDIEIVRKCACGKKCVRTTPFH; encoded by the exons ATGGTTATAATGGATGGTcttatcggaagatcagcgctggaagtcgccagcaacatgctgag GCTGATGCCAGACAACAGTCTAGGACAGATCAAGTCGGACGGACTGTTTGGTCGGCTTCCAGACCTGATCAAACTGGACTTCAGAAACAACG GTATAACAGTGATAGAAGACAACGCGTTCGACGGCGCTGCCAACATTCAGGAGTTGCTGCTGGACGGTAATCTCCTGCAGACGGTCACCGACAAGATGTTCTTTGGACTGCACAGTTTGGGCACTCT ATCTCTAACAGATAATAAGATTAGATGCATCACTCCAGCCGCCTTCGATCACCTGACTATGCTTGCTACACT AAACCTGGAGAGCAATCCCCTGGAATGCAACTGCCATACTGCCTGGTTGGCGGGCTGGCTGCGCGTGCGACGGCTCGCCCCGGGGGCCACATGCGCGTCGCCGCCGCAGTTACGACAAGCGCAACTGCACGCGCTCGACCAGGCGGACTTCAAGTGCGAAC CTGAAGACAAGGGCTGTTTAGCGGCAGATTACTGCCCCGCTCAGTGCTCTTGCACCGGTACTGTTGTGCGATGCTCACGCGCACAACTGACGGCCCTACCCAGTAACATACCGCGGCAGACCACTGAATT ATACCTAGAATCCAACGATATAACCAGCATCTCACCGGAACAAATCCAGCATCTAACTCAACTCACTCGCCTGGACGTGTCCAACAACAAGATTGGTGTGCTCGCGAACAACACCTTCCAGGGACTCACGAAACTGTCCACGCTCATCGTCAGTTACAACAAGCTGCGATGTGTCCAA CGCGACGCCCTCAAAGGCCTGACACAGCTCCGCGTCTTGTCTCTCCATGGGAACAACATCTCGATGCTCGCCGACGGAGTCTTCAGAGACTTGGAGTCCATCTCGCATGT CGCTCTCGGCTCCAACCCCCTCTACTGCGACTGCTCGACCCGCTGGCTCTCCGAATGGGCCAAGAACGCGGGCGAGTACGTCGAGCCCGGCATAGCTCGCTGCGCCGACCCGCCCGCCATGAGAGACAAGCTCATACTTAGCACGCAATCTTCAGCGTTCATTTGCAAAG GCAAGCCCCCATCCGACATCGTGTCAAAATGCGACCGCTGCTACAACAACCCGTGCCGCAACGGCGGCGCCTGCTCCGCCACCGCGTCCGGGGGCTTCAAGTGCTTGTGCGCAAGAGGCTTCCACGGAGCGACGTGTGATGCGCAGATAGATGCGTGTTATGGCGAGCCGTGTGCGAATGGAGTGTGTCAACTGCTTGAAGAAGGACGGTTCCA CTGCTCCTGCCAGCCCGGCTACACCGGTGTGCGTTGTGAAGTTAACATCGACGACTGCGCAGCGCACCGCTGCCAGAACAATGCCACTTGTATCGATCAATTGGAGGGATACTCTTGCCAATGTGCGCCCGGATATATGG GCGACTTCTGCGAGAAGAAAATCCCCTTCTGCACATCAGAGTTCAACCCTTGCGCCAACGGGGCGACCTGCACCGACCACGGCAGCCATTATTCGTGCACCTGCCCTCGGGGGTACTCCGGACAGAACTGCACCACTAACGCTGACGACTGCGTCAACCATATGTGCCAG AATGGCGCCACTTGCGTGGACGGTCTCGACGAGTACAAATGCGTCTGCTCCGCTGGATACGCCGGCCGTTACTGCGAAGCCGCGCCTCACGCTGCACTTGGAACTTCTCCCTGTGCCCATCATGACTGTGTACACGGAGTGTGCTATCTGCCCACTGCCGCGCTGGCGCTGCAG GACGACATTATGATGGAGCGCATGCACAACGCGCCGGGCGACTACCTCTGCAAGTGCGCGCCCGGCTACTCTG GCCGCCTCTGCGAGTACCTCACATCGCTCACGTTTAACCACAATGACTCATTGGTTGAACTGGAGCCACTGCGCACGGCACCCCAAGCTAATGTCACTCTCG TATTCAGCACAACTCAGCACCACGGCGTGCTGATGTACTTCGGCGACAATGAACATCTCGCTGTTGAGCTGTTCAACGGTCGCATACGCATCAGCTACGACGTCGGCAACCATCCCACTTCTACCATGTATAG TTTTGAGATGGTGTCAGACGGCGCGTATCACAAGGCGGAATTAGTCGCAGTCAAGAAAAACTTCACTTTGCGGGTCGACGACGGACCGGCACGCTCCATCATCAATGAAG GCAACAAGGAATACCTCCGGCTTGAACGGCCCATGTACATCGGCGGTGTGCCAGAAGATGTCGCTAGGGACGCCTTTAGCAAGTGGCATCTCCGGAACATCACCAGCTTTAAAG GTTGCGTGAAAGAAGCATGGATCAACCACAAGCGGGTGGACTTCGTGAACGCGGCGCGCATGGCGCGCACGGCGGCGGGCTGCGGCGAGGACGAGCCCGCGCCGCCGGCCCCGCCCTCCGTGCTGCAGGACCCCCACCACTCCCCG GATCCTTGCGTCCCGAATCCTTGCGCGCGCGGCGGGCGCTGCGTGCGCGAGGACGGGCCTTCAGACTATTCTTGCCGTTGTCGCGCAGGCACCGCCGGTGCGCAGTGCGAGCTGCGCACATCTATTG GGGGCGCGCCTGTGATCACTCAGAAGATGCCGCAACGTAAGATGGCCATCAACAACGTCCAAGCTTCACCAG CCGCCCCGTCTCACAAACAGCAGGCCGAGCACGCGCCCGCCGCCGCACCCAATGGAGCATGTCGAAAG GAAGCGACCCGCGAATACATAGTGGAGGGCAGCTGCCGCAGCCGCC